A region of Diospyros lotus cultivar Yz01 chromosome 3, ASM1463336v1, whole genome shotgun sequence DNA encodes the following proteins:
- the LOC127797909 gene encoding uncharacterized protein LOC127797909 gives MAELFLKQGKHYAAGRPSYPAELFRFIASKTPCHDLAWDVATGTGQAASSLAGIYKNVIASDASQNQLDFAPKLPNVRYQCTPPTMSTAELNTYIAAEGSLDLVTVAQAMHYFDLPIFYEQVKRLLKPSHGILAAWCYTMAEINDSFDAIFRQFYLVDCSPFWDRARELVDNKYTTIDFPFEPVDGTDHTGPFEFASERLMDLDNFFTFIRSWSAYQTAKEKGIELLTDDLINNFKRAWSEDGNDRKMLKFPIHLRIGKVTSLN, from the exons atggcagaGTTGTTCTTGAAGCAAGGGAAGCATTACGCGGCCGGGCGGCCAAGTTATCCAGCGGAGCTTTTCCGATTCATCGCATCCAAAACGCCGTGCCACGACCTCGCATGGGATGTCGCCACTGGAACCGGTCAAGCCGCTTCATCG TTAGCTGGAATCTATAAGAATGTGATAGCTAGCGATGCCAGCCAGAACCAACTTGATTTTGCACCCAAGCTCCCTAACGTGCGCTACCAATGCACTCCTCCCACCATGTCCACGGCCGAGCTCAACACCTACATTGCAGCCGAGGGAAGCCTTGATCTTGTAACCGTAGCTCAAGCTATGCACTATTTCGATCTTCCTATTTTTTACGAGCAAGTCAAACGGTTGCTCAAGCCTTCCCATGGAATATTGGCTGCATGGTGCTACACCATGGCTGAAATCAATGACAGCTTCGACGCCATCTTCCGACAATTTTACTTGGTCGATTGTTCTCCGTTTTGGGATAGGGCACGTGAGCTTGTGGATAACAAATACACGACGATTGATTTTCCATTTGAGCCTGTGGATGGAACCGATCACACGGGGCCTTTTGAGTTTGCTTCTGAGAGGTTGATGGATTTGGACAACTTCTTCACATTCATAAGGTCATGGTCAGCGTATCAGACtgcaaaagaaaaagggatTGAGTTGTTGACGGATGATCTGATCAACAATTTCAAGCGCGCTTGGAGTGAAGATGGCAATGATCGTAAGATGCTCAAGTTTCCAATTCACTTGAGGATTGGAAAAGTTACAAGTTTGAACTAG
- the LOC127796374 gene encoding uncharacterized protein LOC127796374: MYKMSLLNLNLLFISTNNLILQATVALCLSLTLSFFKIPALFLHGLHTYIHPDDVNPPTGGGVRAAIRRPGAAPDPELKPRKRSKDKLEFDESKAQIFRLRLTDGHLQSRLYFASFHSVFNSVVIALSCLCLHNSLPVSEASSGFISNGSIVPILLGLAGSCRVLLLIARVSFERSASKKSEKLLSLISGLLGFALGLLVLLEILPTRVFDFGFGSLDGFGKFLVSVFMGCVAGFLVTPAARSARAFWLGTDQIRCNLSIIYCGWIARVLLYANYLLIIFTSLLWITPFANLLVNKHADDSGGSHLLGKADVLVGNVGMSKSDFDKFRTWCLLVSGLLQIAILRPSLQMYLNEAVLSWYQRLHASKVPDLDFSRAKVFLHNHYLCLVVLQFFAPPALVLLFLGLSQIDENLLNNFQPVCSFLHCSALVKQVPLFMAWWITFVWAVLTSANLVLYRHGILYVS, encoded by the coding sequence ATGTACAAAATGTCGCTGTTGAATTTGAATCTCCTTTTCATCTCTACCAACAATCTGATACTCCAAGCGACGGTGGCTCTGTGTCTGAGCCTTACACTCTCCTTCTTCAAAATCCCCGCCCTATTCCTCCACGGCCTCCACACCTACATCCACCCGGACGACGTCAACCCGCCCACCGGCGGTGGCGTCCGCGCCGCCATCCGCCGCCCGGGCGCCGCCCCGGACCCAGAGCTTAAACCCAGAAAAAGATCCAAGGACAAACTCGAGTTCGACGAGAGCAAGGCCCAGATCTTCAGGCTCCGCCTCACCGACGGCCACCTCCAGTCCCGCCTCTATTTCGCTTCCTTTCACAGCGTTTTCAATTCTGTAGTTATTGCCCTCTCCTGCTTGTGCCTCCACAATTCTTTGCCGGTCTCCGAAGCTTCATCTGGGTTTATATCGAATGGAAGCATTGTTCCGATTCTGTTGGGATTGGCCGGAAGTTGCAGGGTGTTACTGTTGATTGCTAGGGTTTCATTTGAAAGGTCGGCATCGAAGAAGTCTGAGAAGCTATTGAGTTTGATATCGGGGTTATTAGGGTTTGCTTTAGGGCTTTTGGTTTTGCTTGAAATTCTCCCCACTAGGGTTTTTGATTTCGGGTTTGGATCATTGGATGGGTTTGGTAAGTTCTTGGTTTCTGTATTCATGGGCTGCGTTGCAGGTTTCTTGGTCACGCCGGCAGCGAGGAGTGCCCGAGCATTCTGGCTTGGGACCGATCAGATTCGTTGTAATTTGTCAATAATTTATTGTGGTTGGATTGCTAGAGTGCTTCTCTATGCTAACTATTTATTGATTATATTCACTTCATTACTTTGGATTACCCCATTTGCCAACCTCCTTGTTAACAAGCATGCCGATGATAGTGGGGGATCACATTTGCTTGGCAAAGCTGATGTTTTGGTTGGTAATGTGGGGATGTCAAAGTCAGATTTTGACAAGTTCAGGACTTGGTGTTTGCTAGTTTCCGGGCTTCTGCAGATTGCCATTTTGCGCCCGAGTTTGCAAATGTATTTGAATGAGGCCGTGTTATCTTGGTACCAGAGGTTACATGCCAGCAAGGTCCCAGATTTGGATTTCAGTAGGGCAAAGGTTTTTCTGCACAACCACTATTTGTGTCTTGTGGTTCTGCAATTTTTTGCCCCGCCCGCATTGGTACTTCTCTTTCTTGGGTTGTCTCAAATTGATGAAAACTTGCTTAACAATTTCCAACCAGTATGTAGTTTTCTCCATTGCTCTGCCTTGGTTAAACAAGTACCATTATTTATGGCTTGGTGGATTACTTTTGTTTGGGCTGTATTAACTTCGGCAAACCTTGTTCTGTATCGACATGGCATCTTGTATGTTTCATAG
- the LOC127798472 gene encoding leucine-rich repeat receptor protein kinase EMS1, producing the protein MALRRLQLLVLLLQLFSNGISGELRDDEKEEEMQLLLSFKEGLQNPGVLSSWTPTSSHCEWKGVACVKGRVTSLVLSTQSLRGPLSPSLFSLSSLIELDLSSNFLHGGLPPGIAGLRRLKALDLGDNQFSGDLPSELGELTHLETLRLGPNSFAGKIPPELGNLFWLKSLDLSSNELAGNIPTRIENLTRLQFLGLGNNLLTGSLFPSLFSKLQSLITLDVSNNSLSGTIPPEIGNLKNLTDLYIGINLFSGELPPEIGALSSLQNFFSPSCSISGPLPETISDLKSLSKVDLSHNPLKCSITKSFGKLQNLTILNLVYADLNGSIPAELGNCRNLRTLMLSFNFLSGPLPEELRNLPMVSFSAERNQLSGPLPSWLGQWDLIDSILLSSNRFSGKIPPEIGNCTLLSHISLSSNLLTGPIPRELCNAVALTEIDFDSNYLSGSIEETFIMCTNLSQLVLVDNQIIGSIPEYLSDLPLMVLDVDSNNFTGSIPVSLWNSKNLMEFSAAFNLLEGNLPIEIGNALALERLVLNNNNFGGKIPSEIGNLRALSVLSLNSNFFEGTIPVELGNCIALTTLDLGNNRFNGSFPEELADLPQLQCLVLSHNNLSGPIPSKPSRYFREVDIPDSSFVQHHGVYDLSHNRFHGLIPDELGNCVVVVDLLINNNLLTGEIPASLARLRNLTTLDLSGNLLSGGVPAEFGDSLKLQGLYLGNNNLTGVIPSSLGQLSGLVKLNLTGNKLSGPIPLSFGNMDGLTHLDLSLNLLTGELPLSLSMMVNLVGLYVQQNRLSGRIVELFLDSTGWRIETVNLSSNFFNGNLPQSLGNMSYLTSLDLHGNMFTGEIPPELGNMMQLEYLDVSGNRLSGQIPEKICSLVNLFCLNLAENALEGPVPRNGICRNLSKVALHGNTDLCGGILGSECPIRRGRRGLQSNLWGLSVIVFGAILVTLSVAIVLRIWHSRSSREGDTSHAEESKPNSSVDHNLYFLSSSRSKEPLSINIAMFEMPLLKLTLVDILEATNNFCKTNIIGDGGFGTVYKATLSDGKIVAVKKLNQAKAEGHREFLAEMETLGKVKHPNLVPLLGYCSFGDEKLLVYEYMVNGSLDLWLRNRTEALEVLDWNKRFKIARGAACGLAFLHHGFIPHIIHRDIKASNILLSNEFDPKVADFGLARLISACETHVSTDIAGTFGYIPPEYGHSWRSTTKGDVYSFGVILLELVTGKEPTGPEFKEIEGGNLVGWVFQKIKKGEAVDVLDPMVLTEESKKMMLQTLQIAAICLSENPASRPTMLNVFKSLKGIRDYE; encoded by the coding sequence ATGGCTCTCCGGCGGCTTCAACTTCTCGTCCTTCTGCTCCAGCTGTTCTCGAATGGCATTAGTGGAGAGCTAAGAGACGACgagaaagaagaggaaatgCAGCTCTTGCTTTCCTTCAAGGAGGGTCTGCAAAACCCTGGAGTTCTCTCTTCATGGACGCCCACTTCTTCTCACTGCGAATGGAAGGGCGTGGCTTGTGTCAAGGGCCGAGTCACCTCCCTCGTTCTGTCGACTCAGTCTCTCAGAGGGCCCCTCTCTCcgtctctcttctctctttctagCCTCATTGAGCTCGACCTGTCCTCGAACTTTCTCCACGGTGGATTACCACCTGGAATCGCCGGGCTCCGGCGGCTGAAGGCTCTAGACTTGGGCGACAACCAGTTTTCCGGCGATTTGCCGAGTGAACTCGGTGAATTGACTCATCTTGAAACCCTTAGACTCGGACCGAACTCGTTCGCCGGGAAAATCCCGCCGGAGCTGGGGAATCTATTTTGGCTGAAGTCGCTCGATCTCTCCAGTAACGAACTTGCCGGAAACATCCCTACCCGGATAGAAAATCTCACTCGCCTCCAGTTCCTTGGCCTCGGCAACAATCTACTCACAggttctctctttccttctctcttcaGCAAGCTTCAATCCTTGATTACACTGGACGTCTCAAACAACTCCCTCTCCGGCACCATTCCGCCGGAAATCGGAAACCTGAAGAATCTAACCGACCTATACATCGGCATCAACCTGTTTTCCGGCGAGTTGCCGCCGGAAATCGGTGCACTCTCGAGCCTGCAGAACTTCTTTTCCCCTTCTTGTTCAATCAGTGGCCCGTTGCCGGAAACCATTTCGGACCTCAAATCTCTAAGTAAAGTCGATCTTTCCCATAACCCATTGAAGTGTTCAATCACAAAATCATTCGGGAAGTTGCAGAATTTGACCATACTGAACCTCGTTTACGCCGACCTCAACGGCTCGATCCCCGCCGAGCTCGGAAACTGCCGGAATTTGAGAACTCTGATGCTCTCTTTCAATTTCCTTTCCGGGCCTTTGCCGGAAGAGCTCCGAAACCTTCCCATGGTCTCATTCTCAGCCGAAAGGAATCAGCTTTCTGGGCCATTGCCTTCTTGGCTCGGGCAATGGGACCTGATAGATTCGATTTTGCTTTCCAGCAACCGATTTTCTGGGAAAATCCCACCCGAGATAGGAAACTGCACTCTGCTAAGCCACATTAGCCTCAGCAGCAACTTGTTGACCGGTCCAATTCCTAGGGAACTTTGCAATGCCGTCGCATTGACGGAGATTGATTTCGACAGTAATTATCTTTCGGGTTCGATCGAAGAGACCTTTATCATGTGTACTAATCTTTCTCAGCTGGTTCTGGTGGACAACCAGATCATTGGTTCAATTCCAGAGTATTTGTCCGACCTTCCACTGATGGTTCTCGATGTTGATTCGAACAATTTCACGGGTTCAATTCCTGTTAGTTTGTGGAACTCGAAGAATTTGATGGAGTTTTCAGCTGCATTCAATCTCTTGGAGGGTAACCTGCCTATAGAGATTGGTAATGCTTTGGCACTGGAGAGGCTTGTGctcaataacaataattttggCGGGAAAATTCCCAGTGAGATTGGAAATCTTAGGGCTCTTTCTGTTTTGAGTTTGAATTCCAATTTCTTTGAAGGAACAATCCCGGTTGAGCTTGGGAACTGCATTGCTCTAACCACATTGGACCTCGGGAACAACCGGTTCAACGGGTCGTTTCCAGAGGAACTGGCTGATCTTCCTCAGTTACAGTGCTTGGTTCTTTCCCACAACAACCTGTCTGGACCAATTCCCTCCAAGCCATCAAGGTATTTTCGCGAAGTTGACATCCCGGACTCTAGTTTTGTTCAGCACCATGGGGTGTACGATCTTTCCCATAATAGATTCCATGGCTTGATACCGGATGAGTTGGGGAACtgtgtggtggtggtggatctTCTCATCAACAACAACTTGTTAACTGGGGAGATTCCAGCATCACTTGCTCGGTTAAGGAATCTCACAACCTTGGATCTTTCTGGGAATCTTCTTTCCGGTGGCGTTCCAGCTGAATTTGGGGACTCTCTGAAGCTGCAAGGCTTGTATTTAGGGAATAACAATCTGACAGGGGTCATACCTTCAAGCTTAGGCCAATTGAGTGGATTGGTGAAGCTCAATTTGACTGGGAATAAGCTATCCGGTCCAATTCCATTGAGTTTCGGGAACATGGATGGTTTAACCCACCTAGACTTGAGCTTGAACCTGCTTACAGGAGAGCTGCCATTGTCTCTTTCGATGATGGTGAACCTTGTCGGTCTGTATGTTCAGCAAAACAGGCTTTCGGGTCGTATAGTGGAACTGTTTTTGGATTCTACGGGGTGGAGGATTGAAACTGTAAACTTGAGCAGTAATTTCTTCAATGGCAATCTGCCACAATCTTTGGGCAATATGTCGTACTTAACCTCGCTGGATCTTCACGGCAACATGTTTACGGGGGAGATTCCTCCTGAGCTCGGAAACATGATGCAGCTCGAGTATTTGGATGTTTCGGGGAACAGACTCTCCGGGCAGATTCCTGAGAAAATATGCAGCCTTGTCAATCTGTTTTGCCTGAATTTGGCAGAAAATGCCTTGGAAGGACCTGTTCCGAGGAACGGAATTTGCCGAAACCTTTCAAAGGTTGCGCTTCATGGAAACACAGATCTCTGTGGTGGAATTTTGGGTTCAGAATGCCCGATTAGGAGGGGGAGAAGAGGATTGCAGTCAAATCTCTGGGGACTGTCAGTGATTGTGTTTGGAGCTATACTGGTAACTCTATCAGTAGCTATTGTGCTACGAATATGGCACAGCAGAAGCAGCCGGGAGGGTGATACGAGCCACGCTGAAGAAAGCAAACCCAACAGCTCCGTCGATCACAATCTCTATTTCTTGAGTAGCAGCCGATCCAAGGAGCCCCTAAGCATCAATATAGCCATGTTCGAGATGCCATTGCTTAAGCTGACTCTGGTCGACATTCTTGAAGCCACCAACAACTTCTGCAAGACGAACATAATTGGTGATGGGGGCTTCGGGACTGTTTACAAAGCCACTCTGTCGGATGGGAAGATAGTAGCAGTAAAGAAGCTCAACCAAGCCAAGGCTGAGGGCCATCGCGAATTCCTTGCAGAAATGGAAACTTTAGGCAAGGTGAAGCACCCGAACCTAGTCCCACTGCTTGGATACTGCTCTTTTGGCGATGAGAAGCTCCTTGTTTACGAGTACATGGTAAACGGGAGCCTGGATCTTTGGCTGAGGAACCGAACTGAAGCTCTCGAGGTCCTGGATTGGAACAAACGCTTCAAAATCGCGAGAGGTGCTGCCTGCGGTCTGGCATTTCTTCACCACGGGTTCATTCCCCACATAATCCACCGGGACATCAAAGCGAGCAACATTTTGCTCAGCAATGAGTTTGATCCAAAAGTCGCAGATTTTGGGTTGGCTCGACTGATCAGCGCTTGTGAGACTCATGTGAGCACTGATATCGCCGGCACATTTGGGTACATCCCGCCGGAGTATGGCCACAGCTGGAGGTCCACCACGAAGGGCGATGTCTACAGCTTCGGAGTGATCTTGCTCGAGCTGGTGACCGGGAAGGAGCCCACAGGGCCGGAGTTCAAAGAGATCGAAGGCGGGAACTTGGTCGGTTGGGTGTTTCAGAAGATCAAGAAAGGTGAGGCTGTTGATGTCCTTGATCCAATGGTACTGACTGAGGAGTCTAAGAAGATGATGCTTCAAACGCTGCAGATTGCTGCCATTTGTCTGTCTGAGAATCCTGCTAGCCGCCCTACAATGCTCAACGTTTTCAAGTCCCTGAAAGGGATCAGAGATTATGAATAG